The DNA region CCTTATGTATGTCTGGGCGTTTAGCTGCAGCTTTTTCCACGCATGATATTGCTATAGTCACCAACTTGTCAGCCGAGTCTGAATCGTATTGCCCATCTAGCCTTGGATCAACAATTTGCCGTTGGTAGTTTTGTTTTTTGACTTCTCGAACTGCCCAGTCGACCACGTGTTCGTTACCTTGTACAGGACGGGCAGTGATTAGCTCAAGAAGCACGACCCCGAAACTATAAATGTCGCTTTTCTTGGTCAAACTTCTAGACGTACAATATCTGCAGGTAACAATGAAGCAAAGAGGTGGTTAGAGAAAATCTATTCAGATTCATTCTCTCGAATAACTGAATTTATTTGCAATCTGTATGGactgagaaaagaaaatgaaaaagcaaCAGACAAGAGTATTTTGGTGTGCAATAACTAGATCATATTCTTACTCTGGGTCAAGGTAACCGCGTGTTCCAACAGAATCAGTTGTGATAAAAGTGCCATTTGTACTTGAAAAAATTCTCGATAATCCAAAGTCAGAAATCTTGGCCTGCAAGTGTTCGTCCAGCAGGATATTTGCTGTCTTTATATCTCGGTGAATGTTAGGTGGATTGCAATTGTTGTGCAAGTAATCCAGTCCTGCAATTCAATCCCAAATTTGAGGGTTCAAATAACATAAATAGACTGACGTGCAAAATCTGTATATAGAACGATATATGTTTGGTCATTATCCAATATGTTTCGTTTCATTGGCAGCGTATACCTTTTGCTGCGTCAACTGCAATGCACAATCTCTGGTCCCAGGTCAAAAAGTTTGCATTCTTTCCTGATAAATTTTCGTGCAAGTTTCCCTTGGCCAAGTACTCGTATATTAGTGCCTTGTTTTCTGGTTCATCACAGTATCCCAGAAGCGCAACCAAGTTCTTGTGGTGTATTTTCAAGAGTAGTTTTGCCTGCAATTTAATTTGAGATGGTTAATTTTCCGGAAGAATGAATTGCTTCCGGTATGGAGATGCCATATCAAGCAAAGAACACTAGAGAAACAGAGATGGGgatgagaaaataaatttcaccTCAGTTTCGAATTGCCTGGGGCCTTCCTTAGCTGATCGAGATAGCTTTTTCACAGCAACTTCAGTACCGTCATCTAGCTTGCCACGgaaaacttttctaaaattccCTTCTCCGATAATCTTCTCAACATCGAAGTTCTCGGTGATTCTTGCAACCTCGTCGAGGGTGAAATGACGCATTAGTTTTCCTGAAATCCCCTTTGATCCAGACTCGGACTTTCCCTTCTTGCTTTCCAtgcttttccttcttttagCTGAATGATGACAATCTAATTAGCTCGTGCAAGTGTATGGGTCCTTTATCTAGCCATTTGATCAAGTCTAACCACTGCAGCTAATTGTTTAATGATGACAAAGAatctttaactttaactcaacacactacacaacaaaaacacacgtttcccaagttaaatttataatttcatctcatttgtcatttttcacattcaaaatcaaaatcaaaatcaaaattattttaactctgaaaccaaacgcaccttTATATTCTACGTGTACCTTCAGATGATAATCACGACCAATTCATCCTAGCTTGAAGCGGGCTAAAAGATCAACCATATTAACTGATTCTAACCAATTGAAAGGATCATCTGATCAATCCAGAGatcatttttgttgttttccaaACGTTTTCTCCCATTTTTGATGAAACTTTCTCGTAAAAgtattttaacaatttttgcGGTGATGTTAGTAGATGCTATTCAAACCGTCCCAATTGTGCCAAAAGCAAGAGAGAAGAAATGATATAACTATCCAAATGCAACCCACCACCACAACAGTGCATCCGGAAGCTGAAGCAATTATGAtgagttccttttttttttccgacaAGCCACAAGAACCTGACATGcagagattggcattttcggCCAAACTGCATCACAAGGAGGAAGGTGATGATCTCAATAAGTTAGTGATTTGTAACAACTCATGCACGAATTAGCAAAATGAGCCAaatttatattcttatattcACACATATGCTCAAAAAAAGACATACAAAAAACATACATCGAAAGCAGTCTATATGCAGCGACTTGCATACGCTTTACGACTTTTGGTTCATTAGCTCTCTCTTCGAGATTTTTCCATTCGTTTTCCTCTATAACTAACTTCTGATGACTGATCAATTACGTTAATAATGAAAACAACCCTTACATCGCTTTTGGGCTTGGCCCCATTTATCACCCAAAAAAGGAACAATAACCATACATTGCTTTACTATCCGACGACTTACCTCAGTTGCAGTGTGTTATCACTGGCCCTCCTCAGTAAATTCTTGGGTACTGAGCCGCTCAGCTTATTTCCAGTTAAGTCgctgcaaaaataaaatttgccCCAGCCTTTACATGTAACTGGCCAATTGGTCCATCCttgatttcatatttttctgatGACTATTTACTATGTTTAACTTTAATTAGCCAATTTACTAACAACAAATCGTGCTGaagtataaaataaataagtaagtAAAGTGCAAATCcaacaaaataaatgaaaaaactCACAGGACTTTCAAGTTTTCCAGTTTTGCTAAGAATTCAGGCACTGATCCaatcagttcattatgagACAGATTCCTGCACAAATTATTGAGTTCAATTTATAAACAAGCATTTCTAAGGCACTgaacattttcaaaatgatgACTATTAATTGAAAATGTGCCGAACAATCCAcgactttatttttcttaaaaatgcaattgtattaattaaaatactaTTGATTAAATTCTT from Punica granatum isolate Tunisia-2019 chromosome 3, ASM765513v2, whole genome shotgun sequence includes:
- the LOC116202027 gene encoding probable LRR receptor-like protein kinase At1g51890 isoform X2, with the translated sequence MHCCGAKRRKSMESKKGKSESGSKGISGKLMRHFTLDEVARITENFDVEKIIGEGNFRKVFRGKLDDGTEVAVKKLSRSAKEGPRQFETEAKLLLKIHHKNLVALLGYCDEPENKALIYEYLAKGNLHENLSGKNANFLTWDQRLCIAVDAAKGLDYLHNNCNPPNIHRDIKTANILLDEHLQAKISDFGLSRIFSSTNGTFITTDSVGTRGYLDPEYCTSRSLTKKSDIYSFGVVLLELITARPVQGNEHVVDWAVREVKKQNYQRQIVDPRLDGQYDSDSADKLVTIAISCVEKAAAKRPDIHKVHADLKACRDLTLERSQGTASKGGASSISSYNDVQPSSIEYHSSTQSTSSSSSAWSNLWRGFTEAFFSS
- the LOC116202027 gene encoding probable LRR receptor-like protein kinase At1g51890 isoform X3, which gives rise to MESKKGKSESGSKGISGKLMRHFTLDEVARITENFDVEKIIGEGNFRKVFRGKLDDGTEVAVKKLSRSAKEGPRQFETEAKLLLKIHHKNLVALLGYCDEPENKALIYEYLAKGNLHENLSGKNANFLTWDQRLCIAVDAAKGLDYLHNNCNPPNIHRDIKTANILLDEHLQAKISDFGLSRIFSSTNGTFITTDSVGTRGYLDPEYCTSRSLTKKSDIYSFGVVLLELITARPVQGNEHVVDWAVREVKKQNYQRQIVDPRLDGQYDSDSADKLVTIAISCVEKAAAKRPDIHKVHADLKACRDLTLERSQGTASKGGASSISSYNDVQPSSIEYHSSTQSTSSSSSAWSNLWRGFTEAFFSS
- the LOC116202027 gene encoding probable LRR receptor-like protein kinase At1g51890 isoform X1, with the protein product MQFGRKCQSLHVRFLWLVGKKKGTHHNCFSFRMHCCGAKRRKSMESKKGKSESGSKGISGKLMRHFTLDEVARITENFDVEKIIGEGNFRKVFRGKLDDGTEVAVKKLSRSAKEGPRQFETEAKLLLKIHHKNLVALLGYCDEPENKALIYEYLAKGNLHENLSGKNANFLTWDQRLCIAVDAAKGLDYLHNNCNPPNIHRDIKTANILLDEHLQAKISDFGLSRIFSSTNGTFITTDSVGTRGYLDPEYCTSRSLTKKSDIYSFGVVLLELITARPVQGNEHVVDWAVREVKKQNYQRQIVDPRLDGQYDSDSADKLVTIAISCVEKAAAKRPDIHKVHADLKACRDLTLERSQGTASKGGASSISSYNDVQPSSIEYHSSTQSTSSSSSAWSNLWRGFTEAFFSS